The sequence TCCGCTTGCAGGACTGTATCCCTTCGGCGCTGCTGTTCTGGGTGGGGGCTATCCTGATGCGTGGTGCAGGGTGTGCGATCAATGATGTTCTCGACCGTGATATTGATCGCCTGGTGGATCGCACCCGCTCCCGTCCCCTAGCGTCCGGTGCTGTTTCCGTGCGGGCTGCGTTGATCCTGATCGGACTGGTCATGCTGGCTGGTCTGCTGATTCTTGTGTCCTTCAATATGGCTACGATTCTTCTGGGCTTGGCGTCGGTACCCATGTTTCTTGCCTACCCGTTGATGAAGCGTCTGACCATGTGGCCGCAGGTATGGCTGGGCCTGACGTTCAGCTGGGGTGCACTTCTCGGGTGGACTGCAGTGACCGGTGCCCCGGGGTGGCCCATGCTTGCCCTGTATGCTGGTGCCTTCTTCTGGGTTCTGGGGTATGACACAATCTACGCCCACCAGGACCGCGAGGAAGATCGCATGGTTGGAATCGGCTCCTCGGCGCTTGCGTTGGGGGAAAGAACAAAGCCGGCTGTTGCCGTGTTCTATGGTATGGCGCTGTTCCTTTTCACCCTGTCTGCCGCCCTTGCCGGGGTATCATGGCTGTTCTACCCTTGTCTTGTTCCGGCCCTGTGGCACGCCGCGCGTCAGGTTCACCAACTCGACATTGATGATCCGTCAGGTTGCTTGGCTGTGTTCCAGTCAAACCGGGAATTCGGGTGGCTTGTTCTGGGGGCTTGTCTTGCCGGCCATCTGTCTATCACAATTCCGGGATCAGGCTGAGTCACACACCGGGTCTTGCCGTTGCGGACATACGGGAACCCCCTTTGCGGTCAATGCCCCGGCCCTGCAATCTTTTACAGCACAAACAGTAAGAACAGGTGGACACGACTGTTCCCTTCCGCATGTCCACGGGGTGGTGCCGGTGTTACGATCAGGGTCTGTGGTAGGGAATTGATACTATTTCGCCTTGTCCGGATCTGTGGTCTTCTTCCGGGGATGGCGTGGGCAAACTGGCTTTGCGGGCGTTTTTTGCTTCCCGCTCCTTTTCGTGCGGGTGTCATGTCAGGACAGGAGAACAGGAATGCAGGCCGATCAGGATACCAAACCCGTAGAGACGGGCGAGAATGCCCCGGTTGCTGCATCGGCCCCCAAGAGCATGATGAGCAAGATCCTGTCGATTGCTATCGGCACGGTTATTGCGGTCTTTGTGGCGTATTCCCTGTACAGCGATTTCTATCAGCGCTCGGCCATCCGCAAGGGTATAGACGCGGATTTGCATCACATGGGCGATATTGCGGCCGAGAATATCAGCAACTGGTTGAATGCCCGCCTGCTGCTGACCCGGTTGGCGGCCGATGGTATTGCCCGCACCGATGCCAGTCCTGCTGCTGTCAGCACCGAACTGGGCCGTGCAACGCTGATGGAAAGCTTCAATGCATCCTATCTGGGTGACATCCATGGAGTCTTTACCCAGCAGCCGCCGGCTACCGATTTGCCAGCCGGGTATGACCCGCGCAAGCGTCCTTGGTACAAACAGGCCGAGACAGAAAAGGGGCCTGTGATTACGCCCCCCTACAAATCAGCCACGACGCCGGATTTGAATATTACCATTGCTATTCCTGTTTATCAGAGCGGCTCTCTTGTGGGGGTTATTGGCAGTGACTTCCTGATTGGTGATCTTTCCCGCATGATCGGGGAAATTACCTTTGGGGGGATGGGGCGTGCGTTTCTGGTCGACAAGGCCGGCACCATCCTGATGCATCCCGATCCCGATGTGGTCACCAAGAAGATGGCTGACATTTACCCGTCCCAGACGCCCTCCATCACGCGGGAGGTGGTGACGGCTTCTGATGGTCGTCATACGGAGCTGATGACGTTTATCCCTGTTAGCGGCCTCCCCGGGGTGGAATGGTTCTTGGTGGTCAGCGTGGACGAGGACAAGGCTTTTGCCCAGCTGGCGGACTTCCGGATTTCAGCTCTTGTTGCCGCGCTTCTCGGTGCCCTGCTGATGATTGTGATCCTGCGCCAGACGTTGAACGTGCTGGTGGCCCGCCCGGTCTTGGAAATGACCGGTGCGATGAAGGATCTGGCGTCCGGAAACTTGGAAGTGCAAATCCCCGGCGACGGGCGTGACGATGAAATCGGCGCCATGGCCCATGCGGTTGCTGTGTTCCGCGACAACGCGCTGGAACGCCGCCGCCTGGAGGCCGAGCAGGCCGAAGCCCGCCGTGCGGCCGAAGCCCGTACCATCAAGGTCGATAAGCTGATCTCGGCCTTCAGTGGGGACATGAACACCGTGCTGGGTACGGTCACATCCGCCGCTACAGAACTGGAAGCCACCGCCGGTGCTCTGTCGGGAACGGCTGACCGGTCCGCCCGCGATGCCACCACCGCTGCGGCCGCGACCGAAGAAGCCTCTGTCAACGTCCAGGGCGTGGCCCATGCCACCGAGGAACTGGCCGCTTCCATCAACGAAATCGCGTCCCGGGTTGAAAATTCACGCCTGATCGCCGAACGGGCCTCGGATTCCGCCCACCGGACAAACCAGACCGTGCAGTCCCTGGTCGAGGCCACCCAGAAGATCAGCCAGATTGTCAACCTGATCAACGACATCGCCAGCCAGACCAACCTGCTGGCGCTGAACGCCACCATCGAAGCCGCCCGCGCCGGTGAAGCCGGAAAAGGCTTTGCCGTGGTCGCCAACGAAGTGAAAAGTCTGGCCGGGCAAACCAGCCGGGCGACCGATGAAATCGGGTCCCAGATTCAAGCTATCCAGACCGTTTCCGATCATGTGGCCACCGCCATTGCCGATATCGCTAAGGTGATCGAGGAAATCAACAACATCACCGGCGATATTTCCACCGCCATCGACCAGCAGGGCGCCGCAACCCGCGAAATCGCCCGCAACGTCGCCGAAGCCGCGGCCGGCACCAACGAAGTCTCTCAAAGCGTCATCAACGTCACAAACGGGGCCCGCGAAACCGGAGACAACGCCAGCCAGGTCCTTGCCGCCGCCGGTGAACTCTCAAGGCAATCCGAAATGCTCAAAAACCGCGTCGACGAATTCTTCCACAGCATACGAAGCGTGTAAGGTCAGCTCAGCAATGTCTTGCTTGTAAATTTGCACCGTACATGCGCCTGACGCTGGGAGGCAGTGTTTTTAGGGGGAGCCACAGGTCATGCAGGCCGATCAGGATAGCAAACCCGTAGAAACGGGCGAGAATGCCCCGTCTGCGGCATCGGCCCACAAGAGCATGATGAGCAAGATCCTGTCGATTGCTATCGGCACGGTTATTGCTGTCTTTGTGGCGTATTCCCTGTACAGCGATTTCTATCAAAGGGCAGCAATTACAAAAAATATTGAAGATGACTTACATAACATGGGCGATATTGCGGCCGAGAGTGTAAGCAATTGGTTGAGTGCCCGTATGCTGCTGACCCGCTTGGCTGCTGACAACGTTGCCAATACGGACACGAGTGCAGAGGCCGTTGGTGTTGCCTTGGGGCGTCCTACCTTGCTGGAAAATTTTGACGGGACGTACTTCGGAAATCCGGAGGGGGTCTTTATACGTCGTCCGCAGGTCAAGATGGCGCCAGACTTTGATCCACGCACGCGCCCTTGGTACAAGCTGGCTTCTGCAGCAGGGGGGCCGGCTATTACACCGCCTTTCAGATCGGCTGCTAGCCCCGACATTATTATTTCGGTTTCTACGCCCGTTTATCAGAATGGTGCCTTGGTCGGGGTTGTGGGGAGCTCGTTCCTGACCAAAGATCTTTCCCGCATGATCGGGGAAATTACCTTTGGGGGGATGGGGCGTGCGTTTCTGGTCGACAAGGCCGGCACCATCCTGATGCATCCCGATCCCGATGTGGTCACCAAGAAGATGGCTGACATTTACCCGTCCCAGACGCCCTCCATCACGCGGGAGGTGGTGACGGCTTCTGATGGTCGTCATACGGAGCTGATGACGTTTATCCCTGTTAGCGGCCTCCCCGGGGTGGAATGGTTCTTGGTGGTCAGCGTGGACGAGGACAAGGCTTTTGCCCAGCTGGCGGACTTCCGGATTTCAGCTCTTGTTGCCGCGCTTCTCGGTGCCCTGCTGATGATTGTGATCCTGCGCCAGACGTTGAACGTGCTGGTGGCCCGCCCGGTCTTGGAAATGACCGGTGCGATGAAGGATCTGGCGTCCGGAAACTTGGAAGTGCAAATCCCCGGCGACGGGCGTGACGATGAAATCGGCGCCATGGCCCATGCGGTTGCTGTGTTCCGCGACAACGCGCTGGAACGCCGCCGCCTGGAGGCCGAGCAGGCCGAAGCCCGCCGTGCGGCCGAAGCCCGTACCATCAAGGTCGATAAGCTGATCTCGGCCTTCAGTGGGGACATGAACACCGTGCTGGGTACGGTCACATCCGCCGCTACAGAACTGGAAGCCACCGCCGGTGCTCTGTCGGGAACGGCTGACCGGTCCGCCCGCGATGCCACCACCGCTGCGGCCGCGACCGAAGAAGCCTCTGTCAACGTCCAGGGCGTGGCCCATGCCACCGAGGAACTGGCCGCTTCCATCAACGAAATCGCGTCCCGGGTTGAAAATTCACGCCTGATCGCCGAACGGGCCTCGGATTCCGCCCACCGGACAAACCAGACCGTGCAGTCCCTGGTCGAGGCCACCCAGAAGATCAGCCAGATTGTCAACCTGATCAACGACATCGCCAGCCAGACCAACCTGCTGGCGCTGAACGCCACCATCGAAGCCGCCCGCGCCGGTGAAGCCGGAAAAGGCTTTGCCGTGGTCGCCAACGAAGTGAAAAGTCTGGCCGGGCAAACCAGCCGGGCGACCGATGAAATCGGGTCCCAGATTCAAGCTATCCAGACCGTTTCCGATCATGTGGCCACCGCCATTGCCGATATCGCTAAGGTGATCGAGGAAATCAACAACATCACCGGCGATATTTCCACCGCCATCGACCAGCAGGGCGCCGCAACCCGCGAAATCGCCCGCAACGTCGCCGAAGCCGCGGCCGGCACCAACGAAGTCTCTCAAAGCGTCATCAACGTCACAAACGGGGCCCGCGAAACCGGAGACAACGCCAGCCAGGTCCTCGCCGCCGCCGGTGAACTCTCAAGACAATCCGAAATGCTCAAAAACCGCGTCGACGAATTCTTCCACAGCATACGAAGCGTGTAGTTGACCACACCTTGTACAGGAAAGCCCCTGCGTTGTCGTCGGGGGCTTTCCTGCATCCTGTTATGCCTGCCGGGCGTCGATAATGCTGCGTCGTATCGCGCGCGTGCGCGTAAAAAGGCTGTGCAAGGCTTCACCATCGCCACGGCGGATTGCACGCTGCATGGCGGTCAAGTCTTCGGTAAAGCGTTGTAGCGTTTCCAGAACAGCAGTTCTGTTCTCTAGGAAGATATCCCTCCACATGGTTGGATCTGATGCGGCAATACGGGTGAAGTCACGAAAGCCGGATGCTGAATACTGGATCACTTCCCGCTTCAGGTCATCCTGCAGGTCATCGGCCGTGCCCACGATGGTATAGGCGATCAGGTGGGGCAGGTGGGATGTAATGGCTAGTACCTGATCATGATGGTGCGCATCCATCACATCCACCCTTGATCCAATGGCTTCCCACAGTGTGCGTACTTTCCGTATTGCCTCCGGATTGGTTCCTGCCGGGGGAGTGAGGATACACCAGCGATCCCGGAATAGCTCGGCAAAGCCAGCCTCTGGCCCGGAGTGTTCTGTTCCGGCGATGGGGTGCCCGGGGACCAGATGCACACCGTTAGGCAGCAGAGGAGCAATGGCATTGACTATCCCCTGTTTGACGGAGCCAACATCGCTGAGAATGCAGCCCGGCGCTAGGGTAGGGACAAGGGTGCGCGCTAGGTCACCCATAACGCCGGCAGGGACAGCCAGCACAACCAAGTCCGCCCCTTCAGCGGCCTGAACAGCCGTATCGTGGATGCTGTCTACAATGCCAAGCCGCAGGGCTGTTTCCATGCTGCCGTCGGGGGCAGAGAAGCAGGCGATATGCCCGGCAAGGGATTTGGCTTTGACAGCACGGGCAAGGGACGAGCCGATCAGGCCAATCCCGATCAGGCACAGGCGGGAGAACAGGGGCGATGGCATGGCAGGCAATGGCAATCCTTGGGAGCAAGGGCAACAGACAGTGGCACCGTAGCGCCTTTTTCTGGTTCCGGATACCGGTTCCTGCCCGGTATGGCAATGCCCGGAACCGTCATGAAGGCTAGAAGAGCAGCGGTGCCCCTGCAACAGTGGCTTGGCAGGAGGCAGCGTTTCTCCCCTCGTACACGCGGGTGCGCGGAGCTATTCCTCCGGTACGAGGGGAACTGCCTTTTACCCGTTAGTCAAGATACCCGGGCGGAAAGGGAACGGCATAACCGCCCACAACGCGGAACTTGCGGACCTGTGGGAGGGCCAGCACACTTTGCAGGCGCGGGTCGTCGGTAAGAATGCAGCCTTCAAGTTCCACAAGATGGATGCGTGTATCCGGGCCCGCGTCAATGGAATCGGGGACCTCCACCACGGTCAGCCCCACCTGTGCAACCAGTTCCCCCACGCCTGAGCGGCTCAGGCTGTCGTCGGTCTCAAGGGTGACATAGGTGCGGTCATCCCCCGTATTTTCCTGGGGCAGGCGGCAGATAACCAGCCCTTCCAGTCCATCTCCACGTCCGGTGCCCGGACCGGCAAAGGGAACGCGCGCAACAATGGACGGGGTATCCGGCTGGTCAGACAGGAGATGGGGCCACCAGCGCTCGCGGTCATCCGGACCCGGCAGGGGCACAATGCCAACTACGGCATCACCGTCGGCGACCATGCGTACCACGCTGCCCGCACTCTGCGACGGGATGGTGCGGGTATATGTCCCATAGGAGTCACGCCCCAGCTCCAGATAACCTGAGCCACGAACCGGGGTGAAAACGGCCATTGACAGGGAACCTTCCAGAGCAACCATGGCTGCGAACAGTTCCCGCCAGATGCGGACGATAACAGACCGGCGGAATTTGGCACCTTCGGCTCTTTTGACCAGCCGACGAAGAATTTGCATTTCCCGGCCCGGACGGAGGAAGATCCCGACGCTTTCACCGGCGGCACGCTTGACATCCCCGACGGTGGAGACAATACGGCTGCGTTCCAGCAGAAGATCGATAATCTGGTTGTCAATGGCGTCGATACGCTCGCGCAGCGCGCCCAGTGTTGGTAGGGCCAAGGTGGTGTTGCTCTCCGGCATGCCGTCAATTCCCTGGTTTGAATGTACAGTTGATGGTAGTAGCCGGATCTACTGAATAAGGCAAAGAAAACATATGGGAAGCCTGCTTTTCCATCAACCGGGACGCAAGGATCCCGTATTGGAGATGGAAACGGATTGCCCGGGGGCGCGACCCGCATCACCATAGAACACGCCGGATTTGCTGCGCTGCCCTAGGTTCAGCCGGTCCGGTACCCCCAGTCCGACCCGCTGGCCGGCGGTGTGTTCCTGACGCGGGGTGGCGTAGATCTTTTTGCCGGCTTCGGCGACCAAGACCCCGGAAAACTGCGGGAACCAGTGTTCTCCTATATTTTCGATACCCTGCGCCCAAGCTGTCGGGATCCGCGATCCAACTGGTGGAAAGAACAAGGCGGGCGATGTGCCAAGCGTGGTGAACAGGGCATCGTCCAGCAAGCGGGACAACTGCCCCGCCGAGCAGGGGCGTCCGGCCCCGAACGGTGTTCGATCCATGCGGGCCCATATGCCCTGGCGGTTGGGTGTAATAACGGCGATTCGCCCATTGTCGGCCATGACCCGCCACAGTTCCCGCATCAAGGCCCGGGTCTGGTCGGTATGCTCGATTGCGTGGCAGACAATGACCCGGTCAAACAGGCAATCAGGAAAAGGCAGGCTGGTATCTTCGGTCAGAGTGACCCGGTTTCCCCCGTGCCCCGGCCATTCCATGACTCCCTGGGGGCCCGGCATGGCGGCAACAACCCGTTCGGCTTCATCCGTAAAGGGCCCCAAGAGCGGCGTGGTAAAGCCCATGCCCAGAATTCGGCAGCCACGCACATCGGGCCACAGTTCCCTCAGGCGACGGCGCAGCAGCATTCCCGCCACCTGTCCCAAGGGACTGGCGTAAAAGGTATGCAGATCTGCCACATCAAGGTACATGCGCACCCACCCACGCCCGGTTTGCATCACGTGTTGCCCCGCGATTGCCGTGCAAGTATAGCACAGATAGGGCGGTTCGTACCGCGTAAACGGCCCGGGGTATGTCAGCAGCAAAAAAGCTCTTGCCTTCGGGGAGATCGGGGGGATTCACTGGCGCCTCATCCAGGAGGCAGGAACGATGACACTAGAAGGTCTGCAGGCGGAAGCATTGGAGATCGTGCGAATCCCTGTGCTTCAGGATAACTATGTATGGTTGCTTCATTGCCGGGTAACGGGAATGACAGCGGTTGTAGACCCTGCCGAGGCGGATCCAGTCCTGTCGGTATGTACCCGGCACGGGTGGTCCTTGTCCCTGGTTCTGGTCACCCATCATCATCACGACCATATCGGCGGAATTCCGGCACTGCGTCAGGCCACAGGGTGCAAGGTTGTTGCAAATCCTGCCGATTCCGGGCGGATTCCCGGTATCGACCTGGCGGTTACGGACGGGGATTCGGTATCCGTGGGCCAGGCCCGGGCACAGGTCATGGCCGTACCTGGGCATACCAGCGGGCATATTGCCTTTTATTTTGCCGGTGCGCGTGCCCTGTTCTGCGGCGATACCCTGTTTCTGCTGGGTTGCGGGCGGATGTTTGAGGGCACGCCGGAGCAGTTCTGGTCATCCTTGGTGCGCCTGCGGGCCTTGCCGGATGAAACCCGGGTATACTGTGCGCACGAATATACGGCCATGAACCGGCGTTTCGCGGTGGCGGTGGATCCTGAAAACACGGCACTGAAAGAGCGGGAGTCCGTGCTTGAGGCTTGTATGACCTATGGATGCCCGACGGTTCCCGGGGTGTTGGGGCAGGAAAAGGCAACCAACCCCTTCCTGCGTGCCGATGTGCCGGCCCTGGCCCAGGCTGTTGGGCTGGAGGCCGGTGCTGATCCTGTTGCGGTGTTTGCGGCCCTTCGCCAGCGCAAGGATACGTTCTGAAACGATTGCCGGAACATAACGGGTTCGTATAGTGTGCGGGTGCATCATATCCGTGCCCCGTGGCCCGCAGCGGCGCCCGGCCCGCCGGAGACTGGGGAGAACACCGCACCATGTATTCGCACGCCGTACCCTATCCGGTCCGGGAGGCTGTCCTGCTCGATGCGCTTGGCATTGTGGATCTGGCCGCTGTTGCTGTTTTTGCCATTACCGGTGCCCTGGTTGCGGCACGGCGCGAAATGGATCTTCTGGGCTTTATCTTGGTGGGTACCGTGACCGGCATCGGCGGGGGGACCCTGCGTGACCTGGCCCTTGGCGTGCAGCCTGTATTCTGGGTCAGCAGCCCGGGGTATCTGGTCGTCTGCATTGTGGCTGCCGGCATGACCTACTGGATGGCCCGGTTCCTGGATTCCCGCTATAGCGCCCTGTTGTGGGCCGATGCTGTCGGCTTGGC comes from Haematospirillum jordaniae and encodes:
- the ubiA gene encoding 4-hydroxybenzoate octaprenyltransferase gives rise to the protein MSNARHMAGDMPVNGWIDRAVPASLRPFLKLLRLDRPVGSWLLLFPCWWSLVLGAVAVDVRLQDCIPSALLFWVGAILMRGAGCAINDVLDRDIDRLVDRTRSRPLASGAVSVRAALILIGLVMLAGLLILVSFNMATILLGLASVPMFLAYPLMKRLTMWPQVWLGLTFSWGALLGWTAVTGAPGWPMLALYAGAFFWVLGYDTIYAHQDREEDRMVGIGSSALALGERTKPAVAVFYGMALFLFTLSAALAGVSWLFYPCLVPALWHAARQVHQLDIDDPSGCLAVFQSNREFGWLVLGACLAGHLSITIPGSG
- a CDS encoding methyl-accepting chemotaxis protein, producing MQADQDTKPVETGENAPVAASAPKSMMSKILSIAIGTVIAVFVAYSLYSDFYQRSAIRKGIDADLHHMGDIAAENISNWLNARLLLTRLAADGIARTDASPAAVSTELGRATLMESFNASYLGDIHGVFTQQPPATDLPAGYDPRKRPWYKQAETEKGPVITPPYKSATTPDLNITIAIPVYQSGSLVGVIGSDFLIGDLSRMIGEITFGGMGRAFLVDKAGTILMHPDPDVVTKKMADIYPSQTPSITREVVTASDGRHTELMTFIPVSGLPGVEWFLVVSVDEDKAFAQLADFRISALVAALLGALLMIVILRQTLNVLVARPVLEMTGAMKDLASGNLEVQIPGDGRDDEIGAMAHAVAVFRDNALERRRLEAEQAEARRAAEARTIKVDKLISAFSGDMNTVLGTVTSAATELEATAGALSGTADRSARDATTAAAATEEASVNVQGVAHATEELAASINEIASRVENSRLIAERASDSAHRTNQTVQSLVEATQKISQIVNLINDIASQTNLLALNATIEAARAGEAGKGFAVVANEVKSLAGQTSRATDEIGSQIQAIQTVSDHVATAIADIAKVIEEINNITGDISTAIDQQGAATREIARNVAEAAAGTNEVSQSVINVTNGARETGDNASQVLAAAGELSRQSEMLKNRVDEFFHSIRSV
- a CDS encoding methyl-accepting chemotaxis protein, producing MQADQDSKPVETGENAPSAASAHKSMMSKILSIAIGTVIAVFVAYSLYSDFYQRAAITKNIEDDLHNMGDIAAESVSNWLSARMLLTRLAADNVANTDTSAEAVGVALGRPTLLENFDGTYFGNPEGVFIRRPQVKMAPDFDPRTRPWYKLASAAGGPAITPPFRSAASPDIIISVSTPVYQNGALVGVVGSSFLTKDLSRMIGEITFGGMGRAFLVDKAGTILMHPDPDVVTKKMADIYPSQTPSITREVVTASDGRHTELMTFIPVSGLPGVEWFLVVSVDEDKAFAQLADFRISALVAALLGALLMIVILRQTLNVLVARPVLEMTGAMKDLASGNLEVQIPGDGRDDEIGAMAHAVAVFRDNALERRRLEAEQAEARRAAEARTIKVDKLISAFSGDMNTVLGTVTSAATELEATAGALSGTADRSARDATTAAAATEEASVNVQGVAHATEELAASINEIASRVENSRLIAERASDSAHRTNQTVQSLVEATQKISQIVNLINDIASQTNLLALNATIEAARAGEAGKGFAVVANEVKSLAGQTSRATDEIGSQIQAIQTVSDHVATAIADIAKVIEEINNITGDISTAIDQQGAATREIARNVAEAAAGTNEVSQSVINVTNGARETGDNASQVLAAAGELSRQSEMLKNRVDEFFHSIRSV
- a CDS encoding prephenate/arogenate dehydrogenase family protein; the protein is MPSPLFSRLCLIGIGLIGSSLARAVKAKSLAGHIACFSAPDGSMETALRLGIVDSIHDTAVQAAEGADLVVLAVPAGVMGDLARTLVPTLAPGCILSDVGSVKQGIVNAIAPLLPNGVHLVPGHPIAGTEHSGPEAGFAELFRDRWCILTPPAGTNPEAIRKVRTLWEAIGSRVDVMDAHHHDQVLAITSHLPHLIAYTIVGTADDLQDDLKREVIQYSASGFRDFTRIAASDPTMWRDIFLENRTAVLETLQRFTEDLTAMQRAIRRGDGEALHSLFTRTRAIRRSIIDARQA
- a CDS encoding chorismate mutase; its protein translation is MPESNTTLALPTLGALRERIDAIDNQIIDLLLERSRIVSTVGDVKRAAGESVGIFLRPGREMQILRRLVKRAEGAKFRRSVIVRIWRELFAAMVALEGSLSMAVFTPVRGSGYLELGRDSYGTYTRTIPSQSAGSVVRMVADGDAVVGIVPLPGPDDRERWWPHLLSDQPDTPSIVARVPFAGPGTGRGDGLEGLVICRLPQENTGDDRTYVTLETDDSLSRSGVGELVAQVGLTVVEVPDSIDAGPDTRIHLVELEGCILTDDPRLQSVLALPQVRKFRVVGGYAVPFPPGYLD
- a CDS encoding class I SAM-dependent methyltransferase: MQTGRGWVRMYLDVADLHTFYASPLGQVAGMLLRRRLRELWPDVRGCRILGMGFTTPLLGPFTDEAERVVAAMPGPQGVMEWPGHGGNRVTLTEDTSLPFPDCLFDRVIVCHAIEHTDQTRALMRELWRVMADNGRIAVITPNRQGIWARMDRTPFGAGRPCSAGQLSRLLDDALFTTLGTSPALFFPPVGSRIPTAWAQGIENIGEHWFPQFSGVLVAEAGKKIYATPRQEHTAGQRVGLGVPDRLNLGQRSKSGVFYGDAGRAPGQSVSISNTGSLRPG
- the gloB gene encoding hydroxyacylglutathione hydrolase yields the protein MTLEGLQAEALEIVRIPVLQDNYVWLLHCRVTGMTAVVDPAEADPVLSVCTRHGWSLSLVLVTHHHHDHIGGIPALRQATGCKVVANPADSGRIPGIDLAVTDGDSVSVGQARAQVMAVPGHTSGHIAFYFAGARALFCGDTLFLLGCGRMFEGTPEQFWSSLVRLRALPDETRVYCAHEYTAMNRRFAVAVDPENTALKERESVLEACMTYGCPTVPGVLGQEKATNPFLRADVPALAQAVGLEAGADPVAVFAALRQRKDTF